The segment TATTTATTCAATAGAAGATGGTTTGGGTCAAACTGATTGGCATGGATGGCACGAAATGAAGCGTAAAATAGGATCTCGCGTTAAATTGATTGGGGATGATTTATTTGTTACTGATCCACAACGCATTTGGAATGGCATAGAAAATGATTGTGCGACAAGTGTTCTTATTAAACCAAATCAAATTGGTACCGTAACTGAAACATTGCAAGCTGTCGCTTTATGTAAAGATAATGATTGGGATGTTGTTGTTTCTCATAGATCAGGAGAAACAAATGATTCATTTATAGCAGACCTTGCTGTTGGTGTTAGCGCAGTCAATATCAAAGCAGGTGGGTGCTCTCGTGGTGAACGCATGGCAAAATACAATCGCTTGTTGAGTATAGAAGAAGAGTTGCTAGGAGCTTATTAAGCAAGAAAAGACCAGCGCAAGTATGTAAAAGCGCTGATCTTTTTCTTATTTTTACTTTCTAAATTGACCCATGCCACCATCAATGATGTACGATTTATCTATATTGTTTTTGAGTGAAAGGCCTGTGGATGTTGTTCCACCGAGTCCCATGTATGTACCTGTTTGAGGATATACAGTAGGTCTTTTTGTAGGTTCAAATGTTAAGTATTTTGTATTTTCCCGTGGTTCTATTCTTTTAAAAATAGCCTGTCCAGCCATACCTTCTTCCTGTATCATGAGGAATGTAGGCTTATCATTAGGAACATTTCTTCTACCAGCTAATCCAGCAGGTATAACAAACATTGGTTGCTCGTCATCTCCGAATTTCATGACAACCTTGATTGGTTTAGCTGACTTGTTATATAATTCAAAATTTTCAACAGCTTGTACTGACGAGCAAAAACCAACAACTGAAGCAAGCACGAATGTTGTTACGATCATCATTTTGATACTTTTCATACTAATCCTCCCTATAATAATAATGACTATACATTCTATTTTACGCTTTTGATGTCTGCAGCTTTAATATTTGTGTCTTTTGAGAAGAAAGATTTTTTTGCCGGTGATTGAGGTTTTAAATGTGGCGTACCTGTATGGTTCCATTCTAAAAATATTGTTTTTGTTTTTTTTGGATCTATATCAAGGTGATAGTCATAACCTTTGGGGTTATGACCAGAAAACACTGTTAATATTGTTGTTTTATTCAGTGGTATAGAACCAGTATATTTGCCACCGTCCCAGTCTATAGTCCCTAGGTCAGTTTCTTTACCTGTACTTGAATCGTAGAGGGTAGCGCTGATTTCAACACCATTAGTTGAATTGTTCACCAATTCAAAGTTTGCTTTCGCCTGACCAATAGTTACTATTGCTACAATAGCAATCAATATTTTTTTAATGTTTTTCATAAAAGGTTTCCTTGTAATACTATTATTATAATTATTATTTTACTTGTACATACTAAGTATAATATATAAATTATTCAGATTGCAATATTTTATATAATTATTATGAAAAACTCCTGTTGAAGGTGCATTGCATACACATTCAATAAGGAGTTTTTATAGGCTGTACGGCAAAATATCTAACTGCTTAGAAAAGGATTAGGGTCGTCCTTAACAATATTCTTCAAATCAGGCAATTGTTCTATTTTATTTTCAGCAATAGAAATGCCCGCTTTTCGTGTTATTGGGTCAGAGCTATCGATAGTATCAAAATCAGGATTTTCTGATTTTTTTAAATCTTTATCTTGGATGGTATTTTTTCGCGCAGCAAGATTTTCATCTTTTTCACTAAATTTATCTAAAATTTCTGCTGTAGGAATTGGATCTTTAAAGAACCATCGTGTGATAGGATCTTTAAGAGAATCAAACAAATCTCCCCGTGAATAATCTTTTGCAATATCAATGTAGTCTTGCGTGTATTCATTAATTCCTGCCCGCAGGCGAGGTTCAACAATCGTAGGTGAAATAAAAACAGTAAGGTTGTTTTTTCTTATATTGTTACTTTTTCGTTTGAAGAACCACCCAATTATTGGAATTTTTCCTAGTATTGGTGTTTCTGCAATAGTGCTAGTGGTGGTTGTTCTTATTAGCCCACCCAGAGCAAAAATACCACCACTCTTTACATTAGCATTTGTCTCAAGTTTTCGAATGTTCTTAACGTTATTAGGACCATCTTGCCATTCATTTATATCAATAAAAACTTGCAAGTTAACTGTATTTGCTGTGCTAATGCGGGGGGTAATTTTAACTCTAAGATCAGCGGAAATAGGTTCAAACTTAATTGTTGTTGCACCACCATAATAATTGCTTGCAACATCTTTTACTTTGTCCTTGAGCCAGCGTGTTTGGCCAATAGAAACAATCGCTTCTTTGTTATGTCGTGTCATAACATGGGGATGAGAAAGTATTTTTGAGTTAGAGAATAATTGTAGTAATTCCCAAATGCTCCAGGTGCTTCCATTATTATCATTTAATGAAAGTAGGGTGGTCCCAGCAGCAGCAAAGTCTGCAAGATTGTTTGTACCAGGAGAAGGATTTTCAAGAGCACTACTAGCTTTATAGGCATTTTTGAGAAGATCAGATTCAATAGTGGTGGTTGCTACTGGAGGAAGTTCGCTTGGAATTGGCTGACCAAGCATTGCTGCCTGAAATTCTATATCGTCAGGCAGAGGCACTTTATCAGGCATACGAGTCATCGCTCCTAATAAGCGTGCATCATCGACAGTTAAGTCTGCTATGAGTACTTCAATAAGAACCTGTTTTTGTGGAATATCTAATTCTTCAATAAGCTTTTTTATTTGTTTCCAATCATCATTACGAGCAGCAATAACCAAATTATTACCTCCGTAAGAGATAAAACGTTGTTGTCCAATTTCAGTATTGGCTTCATCTTTGCCCAGATCTATTGGGCTATCAGTGTAAACAATTACTTTATCAAAAAAGCGTTCAACACCACCGCCTTTTTGCTCTCCTGCGCTTGCTTGGCTTGGTCCACCATTCTCTCCTCCTCCGCCTTGTACTATTTTTTGCAATACGGGAGCAAGATCGCGTGCATCAAGATATTGTAAATGGTAGACATGTAATATTGATTCGCCTGTATCAGGAGCAACATCTATATATTTTTTGATAAAATCTTTTAAGCGTTCAACTGCTTGAGGCCGACCAAGTATGATAAGTTTATTCAAATTATTCAAAGTGACTGGAACTATTTTGGTAAATCCAGAAAAATATGGTATTTCTTTTGCTTTTTTTGTATCAAGTCTATAAGGATTGGCGTTTTCTGATTTGATTAATTCTTTATTGATCAATTCTGCTACCAAATATGCAGAGGTGTGATGAAGGGAGATGATATCAACTTTTTCTTGAAAGCTCACTTGATCAAGTTCCATAATAATTTTCATAGCAGAGCGAATGTCATTCGCTTTTGCTATTAATAACAATCCGTTAGTGACAGAGTCTGCTTTTATCAAAGTATTTTTAGGTAAAAGATCTTTTAATATACCGTTTAACTCATTTTCTGGTTGATCAGAAACCTTTATGTTTGCAAGATAATAAAGATAACGAATTGGTTGATCAGTATTTGGTAAATCATCGGGATTAACGCCTATATAGGTTGGCATTGGTTCGCGCGATATTTCTTCTCCACTTTTGACAATTCTCATGATAGAGCCTTGTGGAACTATGAAAAATCCGGCAACATCTAGTAACGTATCAAGAAGGTTCCAAGCTTGAGCCAGAGGGATTTTTTTCTCTATGTGAAGTGTTACTTTTGTGTTTAGAGTTTCCCCTGGTGGAAAAATAACATTGACGTTTTTTAAAGCAGCTAATTGATTAATAATATTGGAAAGGTCTTCATTTTCGTAACTAAAAAGTACATCGGGAGTTTCTTGTTCTGTTGCAATTTCCTCAATGTCATCTGCTGTCTCTTGGCAATGAATTAGTGAGCCCGCACAAATGCTAAGGATGATAAAAGAAAAAAAGAGTTTTTGTTTCACAATATTTATTATTTTCATTTACCTTGACTCCTTAGATGGAGGTACTTTCTATTTTTGGTAATAATGTCGAAATAGCCAGACCAACTTCAATTGTTTTAGGTTTCTTTTTTGATTTAGTTATTTCAAGTCGATTTGTAGCTACGCGTGGATTTTGTTCAATTTTTTCTAATAATCTTGTTAAGTCTTGCATTGTCATGCCTTCAAATTTTGCACTCAATTCACTTTTTCGATAATTTTCTTCAAGATCTGTTGTTGTGATTTCTTCGGCAACTTCTTTATCTTTTAAGTTAAGTTCTAGTAACAGATCTTTAAAATAACCGGCAATTTTAAAATTAGGATCTTTGGCAAGAATTTCTTCAACTATTAACTGTTGTTGTTTGATTAGCGCATATTTTTCTAGTATTTCCAAAACTTCTTCGCGAGTAGCATTAATGTTTTTTATCTTTTTTTGTAACGCATTTGTTGAGCTGTAATAGTACACAATAATAAGAACAACGAGCACCACACACGTAGCACTATAACCGATTATATAGGTGTAAAAAGTTTTTAAGTCAGTTTTGTTAATAAAACTTTTTATTGGGTCTAGTAGCTTCATAAAGGTTCCTCGCTACCGGTAGCTAATGTTAGTTTCATAGTAAATTGTGGCGTTTCTGGCGATTCAAGTGGGCGAAGCATTTTTGATTGTTCTAGTTCGCGTTCAAGAACTTTAAGTGCATCGTGATCTCTTACTTCAGCCTTAAGAGTTAAGATTCCTTCTGCTATAGTAATTTGATCGATTTTAAGGTCGATGCTTTTTCTGTCAATTTTTGAAGATAATTCAAGAAGGTATTGTAAAAATGATGCACGAGATTGATTTGAGAAGGCAAACCATCTTTTTTGTTGTTCTATTACCTCTTTATTAGCGTCGTCAATAAGTTCTTCATCCAATAGTTTTGCATCTTCTAAATTTTTGAATGTTGTTGTAAGAGCAGAGAGTGCTTCTTGCTCAGATGCAGCCATTTCTTTTTGAAGTTTACTTGTTTGTAGAGAATAATGAGTTATGAGTGCTGCAAATAATCCTATGGTAAGAACAACAAGCACAACTAATTGTTTCAGAAGCAATGAGTTGTCTTGTGTGATAAATTCCTTTTGAATGAGGTTGTAATCAACGGTTGTAGGCAGTGGTAATGTAGCGCTTGCACTAATAATATTGGCGGGTGTAATGAGGTTGCTATTATTAATGACGCACGATGGATCATTTCCCATTCCTTCAACATTGAATAGTTCGCAGCTGACTCCTGTCTTTTGTCCAATAAATGGAACAAGACCTTTAATAAGCGATCCATTGCCAAGAAAAATAATTTTTGTCATTGGTTGTTTATTTAATAATTGTGTGCTGAATGAGTTCAGCGTAAAGTGAACAGAATCCCACCAATCTGCAACCATTTTTTCTATGGCTGGCGAATGTTCGTTGGTTTCCAGTCCAAATCGCACAAGATGTTCTACTGTTTCTTGTGGAGACTTATTAAGCTCTTGAGCAATTTGTTTAGTAAGTGCAACAATGCCTTTTGGTAGAGTACGTATTGTTTTCAGTTGTCCGTTAATCATGAGAGCGATAGCTGTTGAATGAGCAGTAATATTAATCAGTACAGTACCGCCTTGTAGTTGTTTATAAGCATCAATGTGTTTGTAGAGTCCGTAGACAGAAATCATATCAACAGTAATAACTTCTGGTTTTATTCCCACAGCTTCAAACAGAGCTAAGTGTTGAATTATCTGTTGTTTTTGAACGGCAGTAACTAAAATTTCTGAGCTTTTTTCTTCAGGGATTTCTCTTGTTATAATAAAATCAACTGCAGCATCACGGAGAGAAAATGGTAAAAGTGGCTCTATTTCAAAACCTACGATCATGCTAATTTTATCGCGTGAGGTAAACGGAAGTTTCAGTTCTTTAAATACAACAATAGAGCTTGGCAATATCGTATGTATTTCGTCATAGTTACCAATCTTGGAAAAAATTGCAGTTAACGCTGGCGAAGTTCGATCGAAATCTTCTTCCGATACTTCTTCTGATATTTTTTCTTCAACAATCAATTCTATGGTACTCGTGGTGCCTTTGATACGAGTTTTTGTCGCAATGATATGTGTTTTATTAATTTCAATACCAACAACAATTTTTGAAAAAAGATAATAAGATTTTATTTTTTCTGGTAAAAAAATATCTTTAATCAACGCGCTCATGTTTGTGTCTCCTTGTCACGCAAGAATTGTGCCAGAGATAATTGTGTGCGCTTTTTGTTGTGCATAGTTTCTATAAGGCTATTGTGTGCTTGTCCACTTGTTTCTTTCAATTTTTCAGAAGATGCTTTATTTGCTATTTCTGCAGCTTCTGCTTGTTGGATGAGTGTAGCTTGTTCTTTTTTTGCTTGGCGTTCAAAAATAAGTCCTTCTACAGATCCTTTTGCTCTGTCGGCTTTATCTTGGAAAAATAGTCTATGAATAGGATCGCGATTAACTGCGGTGGATTCCATATAATTGATAGTATTTTGGTAGTCATTAATATGTTCACTGGTGAACGCTTTCATTTCTTCTCCCTTATTTGACTCAATGATGCTTGTTGAGATAAGAACGAGAAGGCTCTGTTTGATATTTATTTTACGTTTATTTTTAAAGAACCAACCAAGGATTGGGATGTCGCCAAGTATAGGAACCTTTGTTTCTAGGTTTTGTATATTATTTCTAATTAAACCACCAAGTGCGAGAACTTCTTTGTTGGCAACAATAGCATTTGTATAGATCTCGCGAGTATTTTGTGTTGCGTTTGCTCCTGATGCAGAAGTTGCACTATTATCTGGATTAGCAAAATCGTTAATGGTAATTTTTATAGTAAGTGCTATCATTCCATCAGAGTTAATTTGTGGAGTAATGGTAACTTCAAGCAACGCATTATTGGCATCAAAAGCATTCTGCCTGGTATCTGTTGCTACAATTTCACTCGTAATAATACGACGTTGCTCACCAATTGAAACGGTTGCTTTTGCATTGTTGGTTGCAAGTATAAATGGGTTCGATACAACTTCTGCATCAGTAATTGTTTGTAATGCCTGGAATGCTCCCCATACACCAAAAGCATCTTTGCCAAGAGTAAGGAATGTTGTTCCAGGGACAGCTCCGATAACAAGATTGACAAGGTTGCCAAGTAATCTTTCTGCTCCTGTTACAGCATTACCAGGGCGTGTTACGACAGGAGAATCTCCAAACATCCCTGATGTTTGGAATTTAATATTGTTGCCAAGAAGACCATTAGGACCAGGTTCCTTGCTTCTTATTTGAGCTCCAAGATTTTTTGTGTCATTAAGATCTACTGATGCGATTAAAACCTCAATAGCTGCTTGCGGTTGCTTTGCATCAAGCTGTTTAATAATTTTTTCTGCTTTTATGTAGTCATCGTAATGACCTTTTATAATGATTCTATTTGTTTCTTTTTCAGCAATAAATGCCATTGGTCGCATGTATTGATCTACTCCACGTACACCACCAAATGTTCCTGCAGCTGTTCCTGCGCCAAAAGCCGTAACTTTAGACATAATGTCAACAATTGTTTCAGCATCAGCATATTTAAGTTGATAGGTGTACAAAGGGGAATATGATTGATCAAGCTCAACATCAATATATTTTACAATGAAATGTTCAATCTTTTTAATTGCGGTTTGAGGTCCGAGCAATATAAGAGTATTTGTTCTTGGGTCAGCAATAATACGTGTATTTTCGGGAAAGAAAAGAGATGTCGGCTGCTTTTTTGTAAAAAATCGTGATGTTGTTTCTTCTTTAGGCAAAAGTTCTTGATATAATTTTTGTACTGCATCTGCATCAGCATTGCGTAGTTTGAGAATGGACATTGATTCTGGAACGCTTACTTTATCAAGTTCTCTGACAATAGCCATAAGCATTTTGATGTTATATGCCTTATCGGTGAGAATAAAGCCTTTATGTTCTCTGAGTGCGATAAGGCCTTGCGAGCTGCTGCTACGCAATGGTCCAACAATTTCCATGATGGTATCTACTGATGCATTTTCTAAAAAATAAACATAACGAATTAATTCATCCGTATCGGGCAATGTTTTATAATCAACACCAATAAACGTTGGCAGCGGAGATTTTCTCGCAGCATCTATTGTAGTAATACGAAAAATTTTTGGATCTGCTTGAGGTGTGATTGCAAATCCAGCTATATCAAGAAACGTAACAAAAAGATTCCACGATTCTTTTTTAGAAAGCGGTATGTTTGTTTTGAATGATATCTTGTTATTTTTTATTGCTTTTTTACCCTGCGGAAGTGGTGAAAGAGCATCGTCACTAATAAAGGTAACTTCAAAGATATCTTCAATTTGTTTAACAAAATTTTGAAGATCTGCGTTTTCAAAATTAAGCTCTATACTATCTTCTTCATCTTCACTAACAGTAAGAGGCATCTCTACTGGTTGTGTTGCTTTATCAACAGTAGCAGGACTTTTTGGACTCACAAATGGATCATCATATTGTACAATAGGTTGTTGTAATTTATTTTGTAATTGCGGAGCACCTGTTGCGTTTGCAGCGGCATTAGGCCTTTGAGCAAAACTGGTAGAGGTGCTCGTTACAGTTTGTGCTTTAGTTGGCGCAGTTTGGCTTACGTATGCATCAATATTCATATGAGTATTAACGCTTTTATCTGTCGATTTTTTTTTGCGATAGCGTTTTCTACTTCCCGTTTCTGTTATACTCATAACGGTTGCAAGAATAAAAACAAAACAGAAATGAACTCTAAATTTATTCATATTTTTTTACTCAATTCAACTGCTACTATGCATTGGAGCGCTGCCTTTTTGGAACATCATTTGATGATCTGCTTTTTTTATTTTATCTACAGTAGGAGCAAATGCATAATGTTGTTGTCTAATGGTGTCATTTTTTTTGTGCAAAAGGAAAGCTGTTTCTTGTTTTTCTTCGATATCATTTTCTTCGTTTTCTACTTGCGTGAAGTCTTCCAGAGTATAGACAATAGTAACTTCCTTATTTTTGCGAATGAGTTTTATTGTTACCGTATTTCCAGCTTTGAGTGAGGTAATATTCTTGTAAATAGCAAGCCGCTCTTCTGTTGTCTGTGCAGGAATACCATTGATAGAGAGAACTATATCACCGTTTTGCAGACCCATCAGTCCACCAAATGGCGATTTGCTTAAATTTCCTATTCGTAATCCAACACTTTTTCCTTGTTGATATGCAGTTGTTGCATTCAGAAGATCAATACATTCTGTTAAGTTTTTTATTTGTTCGGTAAATGATTTAGGATTGATGAGATAATTATTTGGAGTAATTTTTTGAATTACTGTATCCCATTCATGAGCAAGATTATAAGCTGGATCAATTTTTGCATCCTGTTCTCGCAAGTAGAGCACTTCCTGTTGGCCATTCAATCGCAAGAAAATAATTTTATTTTTAAAGATTCTAATCAGTTGTGCGTCTTGAATAAGATCACCAACTTTATAGGTTCCTTCTTGCATTGTTTTGTTGTCTTGCACCATAGCTCTATTTTTTGAATCATTAGAACTCACAACAATAATTCCCTTAAGTGTTATTTGCAAAGGATCAAGAAATTCCGGTTCAACAACAGCAGGGATAGTTATTTTTTGTTGCGCTGGAGGTGGAGGGAAAGGAATGGAAGCTTCAAGTTGTTTTATTTGAGGAAGGTCTTTAACATACGTTCCAAAAAGATCGTCTTCATATATTTTTTTGATATTGATAGCAACTCTTTGTTCTTTTCTTGGTGATAATTGTGCAGGTTCAATGTCTACTCGCTCAGGAATTTTGATGCTTGATACATAAATAAATGCAAAGGCAGCCAGGACTAAAGAAAGTAGTCCAAGATTTATGATCCAAAAAGGATGTTTCATCGGCGATTCCTTGCATTATTTTTTTTACTTTTTTCACAATAACGCTCTTGTCTTATTCTTGTCAAGTATACCAACAGATGTTATTTTTACGAAGAATAAGAATTTATAAGAACAAGATATTTCATTATGGTGTAGGAATAGTGCTTATTATTTTCTTAATAATAGTATCTGCAGATACGTTATCAGCCTCTGCCTCGTATGTTAAGTGTAATCGATGTCGTAATGCTGGAAGACATATTGCTTTAACATCATCAGGAGTTACGTAGTGACGT is part of the Candidatus Babeliales bacterium genome and harbors:
- the pilM gene encoding pilus assembly protein PilM — translated: MSALIKDIFLPEKIKSYYLFSKIVVGIEINKTHIIATKTRIKGTTSTIELIVEEKISEEVSEEDFDRTSPALTAIFSKIGNYDEIHTILPSSIVVFKELKLPFTSRDKISMIVGFEIEPLLPFSLRDAAVDFIITREIPEEKSSEILVTAVQKQQIIQHLALFEAVGIKPEVITVDMISVYGLYKHIDAYKQLQGGTVLINITAHSTAIALMINGQLKTIRTLPKGIVALTKQIAQELNKSPQETVEHLVRFGLETNEHSPAIEKMVADWWDSVHFTLNSFSTQLLNKQPMTKIIFLGNGSLIKGLVPFIGQKTGVSCELFNVEGMGNDPSCVINNSNLITPANIISASATLPLPTTVDYNLIQKEFITQDNSLLLKQLVVLVVLTIGLFAALITHYSLQTSKLQKEMAASEQEALSALTTTFKNLEDAKLLDEELIDDANKEVIEQQKRWFAFSNQSRASFLQYLLELSSKIDRKSIDLKIDQITIAEGILTLKAEVRDHDALKVLERELEQSKMLRPLESPETPQFTMKLTLATGSEEPL
- a CDS encoding secretin N-terminal domain-containing protein, which encodes MKIINIVKQKLFFSFIILSICAGSLIHCQETADDIEEIATEQETPDVLFSYENEDLSNIINQLAALKNVNVIFPPGETLNTKVTLHIEKKIPLAQAWNLLDTLLDVAGFFIVPQGSIMRIVKSGEEISREPMPTYIGVNPDDLPNTDQPIRYLYYLANIKVSDQPENELNGILKDLLPKNTLIKADSVTNGLLLIAKANDIRSAMKIIMELDQVSFQEKVDIISLHHTSAYLVAELINKELIKSENANPYRLDTKKAKEIPYFSGFTKIVPVTLNNLNKLIILGRPQAVERLKDFIKKYIDVAPDTGESILHVYHLQYLDARDLAPVLQKIVQGGGGENGGPSQASAGEQKGGGVERFFDKVIVYTDSPIDLGKDEANTEIGQQRFISYGGNNLVIAARNDDWKQIKKLIEELDIPQKQVLIEVLIADLTVDDARLLGAMTRMPDKVPLPDDIEFQAAMLGQPIPSELPPVATTTIESDLLKNAYKASSALENPSPGTNNLADFAAAGTTLLSLNDNNGSTWSIWELLQLFSNSKILSHPHVMTRHNKEAIVSIGQTRWLKDKVKDVASNYYGGATTIKFEPISADLRVKITPRISTANTVNLQVFIDINEWQDGPNNVKNIRKLETNANVKSGGIFALGGLIRTTTTSTIAETPILGKIPIIGWFFKRKSNNIRKNNLTVFISPTIVEPRLRAGINEYTQDYIDIAKDYSRGDLFDSLKDPITRWFFKDPIPTAEILDKFSEKDENLAARKNTIQDKDLKKSENPDFDTIDSSDPITRKAGISIAENKIEQLPDLKNIVKDDPNPFLSS
- a CDS encoding secretin N-terminal domain-containing protein: MNKFRVHFCFVFILATVMSITETGSRKRYRKKKSTDKSVNTHMNIDAYVSQTAPTKAQTVTSTSTSFAQRPNAAANATGAPQLQNKLQQPIVQYDDPFVSPKSPATVDKATQPVEMPLTVSEDEEDSIELNFENADLQNFVKQIEDIFEVTFISDDALSPLPQGKKAIKNNKISFKTNIPLSKKESWNLFVTFLDIAGFAITPQADPKIFRITTIDAARKSPLPTFIGVDYKTLPDTDELIRYVYFLENASVDTIMEIVGPLRSSSSQGLIALREHKGFILTDKAYNIKMLMAIVRELDKVSVPESMSILKLRNADADAVQKLYQELLPKEETTSRFFTKKQPTSLFFPENTRIIADPRTNTLILLGPQTAIKKIEHFIVKYIDVELDQSYSPLYTYQLKYADAETIVDIMSKVTAFGAGTAAGTFGGVRGVDQYMRPMAFIAEKETNRIIIKGHYDDYIKAEKIIKQLDAKQPQAAIEVLIASVDLNDTKNLGAQIRSKEPGPNGLLGNNIKFQTSGMFGDSPVVTRPGNAVTGAERLLGNLVNLVIGAVPGTTFLTLGKDAFGVWGAFQALQTITDAEVVSNPFILATNNAKATVSIGEQRRIITSEIVATDTRQNAFDANNALLEVTITPQINSDGMIALTIKITINDFANPDNSATSASGANATQNTREIYTNAIVANKEVLALGGLIRNNIQNLETKVPILGDIPILGWFFKNKRKINIKQSLLVLISTSIIESNKGEEMKAFTSEHINDYQNTINYMESTAVNRDPIHRLFFQDKADRAKGSVEGLIFERQAKKEQATLIQQAEAAEIANKASSEKLKETSGQAHNSLIETMHNKKRTQLSLAQFLRDKETQT